One stretch of Microbacterium terrae DNA includes these proteins:
- a CDS encoding sensor histidine kinase encodes MAMTRDRRVPQPWVWVVVAVTAVVPVYAVLVPLQALVYGTSLPVAFLLGAGLCAAVPLAIRYPRASTALFGVSALALPLVVTPTGADAGPWPWSVSAIIAFALFMLAITSAHGWRVGLIAWVVGAAGPLVAPIVRPDAAATGAVIADLIVATSVAAAAGVVGALVAARIRVGEELAQSRELTAVEQSRRELVEERARIARELHDVVAHSMSVIQVQASTARYRLYDVADDAAAEFDGIAALARQSLTEMRRLLGVLRTDDDAPPLAPRQGIADIAELVDATRRAGVAVELSVTGESADPPPSVQLTAYRIVQEALSNAVRHAPGADIDVIVAVRAAQVEVRVHNGQATDAAPPTLGSGHGLRGMRERVALVAGSLTAEAGPDGGWTVTAVLPLAVGAEERG; translated from the coding sequence ATGGCGATGACGCGGGATCGGCGAGTGCCGCAGCCCTGGGTGTGGGTGGTCGTCGCGGTGACCGCGGTCGTGCCGGTGTACGCGGTGCTCGTGCCGCTGCAGGCTCTCGTGTACGGCACCTCGCTGCCGGTCGCCTTCCTCCTCGGCGCCGGGCTGTGCGCAGCGGTGCCCCTGGCGATCCGGTACCCGCGCGCCTCGACCGCCCTGTTCGGCGTGTCGGCGCTCGCGCTGCCGCTGGTCGTCACGCCGACAGGAGCGGACGCCGGACCGTGGCCGTGGTCGGTGTCTGCCATCATCGCCTTCGCGCTCTTCATGCTCGCCATCACGAGCGCGCACGGCTGGCGCGTCGGCCTGATCGCGTGGGTCGTCGGCGCAGCCGGTCCGCTCGTCGCGCCGATCGTCCGCCCGGACGCAGCCGCGACGGGAGCCGTGATCGCCGATCTGATCGTCGCGACCTCGGTCGCCGCGGCCGCGGGCGTCGTCGGCGCCCTCGTCGCGGCGCGCATCCGGGTCGGAGAGGAGCTCGCCCAGTCCCGCGAACTCACTGCCGTCGAGCAGTCCCGGCGCGAACTGGTCGAAGAGCGCGCCCGCATCGCCCGGGAACTCCACGACGTCGTCGCCCACAGCATGTCGGTGATCCAGGTGCAGGCATCCACGGCGCGATACCGGCTCTACGACGTCGCCGACGACGCGGCCGCCGAATTCGACGGCATCGCCGCGCTCGCCCGGCAGTCGCTGACCGAGATGCGCCGGCTGCTGGGAGTGCTGCGCACCGACGACGACGCACCGCCGCTCGCCCCGCGCCAGGGGATCGCCGACATCGCGGAGCTCGTCGACGCCACCCGCCGGGCTGGGGTCGCGGTCGAGCTGTCGGTCACGGGGGAGTCCGCTGACCCGCCGCCGAGCGTGCAGCTCACCGCGTACCGCATCGTGCAGGAGGCGCTGAGCAACGCCGTGCGCCACGCGCCCGGCGCCGACATCGACGTGATCGTCGCCGTCCGCGCGGCGCAGGTCGAGGTGCGCGTGCACAACGGACAGGCGACGGATGCCGCGCCCCCGACGCTCGGCAGCGGCCACGGCCTGCGCGGCATGCGGGAGCGCGTGGCCCTCGTCGCGGGTAGTCTGACGGCCGAAGCCGGCCCCGACGGGGGCTGGACCGTCACCGCGGTGCTTCCGCTCGCGGTCGGGGCAGAGGAGCGCGGGTGA
- a CDS encoding response regulator — MSISVLIADDQAMVRAGFAALLDAHEGIRVVGQAADGTEAVALAARLDPDVILMDVRMPQLDGIAATRRILGDRYPAAHVPRILMLTTFDIDDYVYDALQAGASGFLLKDALPEELVHAVRVIAAGEALLSPSITRKMIAQFAAQKPRPARSAAVLAELTDREREVLVLLGKGLSNSEIGSTLFIAEQTVKTHVGKVLAKIGARDRVQAVIFAYDSGLAEPAS; from the coding sequence GTGAGCATCAGCGTGCTGATCGCCGACGATCAGGCGATGGTGCGCGCCGGTTTCGCGGCCCTGCTCGACGCCCACGAGGGCATCCGGGTCGTGGGCCAGGCCGCCGACGGAACGGAGGCCGTCGCGCTCGCGGCGCGCCTCGACCCCGACGTGATCCTGATGGACGTGCGGATGCCACAGCTCGACGGGATCGCCGCCACCCGACGCATCCTCGGCGACCGGTATCCCGCCGCCCACGTGCCGCGGATCCTCATGCTGACCACGTTCGACATCGACGACTACGTCTACGACGCGCTGCAGGCCGGCGCCAGCGGGTTCCTGCTCAAAGACGCCCTTCCGGAAGAGCTCGTACACGCGGTACGCGTGATCGCGGCCGGCGAGGCCCTGCTCTCGCCGAGCATCACCCGCAAGATGATCGCGCAGTTCGCGGCGCAGAAGCCCCGGCCGGCCCGCTCCGCCGCGGTGCTCGCCGAGCTCACCGACCGCGAGCGCGAGGTGCTCGTGCTCCTCGGCAAAGGGCTCTCGAACAGCGAGATCGGGTCGACGCTGTTCATCGCCGAGCAGACGGTGAAGACGCACGTCGGCAAGGTGCTCGCCAAGATCGGCGCGCGCGACCGCGTGCAGGCCGTGATCTTCGCTTACGACTCGGGTCTGGCCGAACCCGCGTCCTGA
- a CDS encoding acyltransferase family protein — protein MAIIPAPRRSARPALPLTAVPTIAVPVAPAPTTRDGAIDLVRASCVAAVVALHALMVGVTVDASGPVFANAAEGASWFAPLTWVLQVMPLFFVVGGFAGATAFRRRRARGGTRAEFVAGRVQRLLVPAVVVVGVVGAALAALAMAGVPADLVDVAGWRFAQPLWFLGVFLLCQALLPVLLVAHERRPLTTIGALAAAAVVVDLARAATGVEAIGILNLAFVWLALQQIGFFLADGRIDALRRRTRVLVLGGAVAALAASFAGGIYSHDLIANLNPPTTALLIVGVAQSAAFSLLRDRLDSLSRSRRIAGFTRFVTERTMTIYLWHMPVLLAMAGASALFALSTGIALPEPSSAAWWVTRPVWLAAALILTAVVACALAGVERRRMPRPAASVALVPRAVALGIGAVVLLLVVGTTAVTAAIAVTMMLVALRWSSERRAADHHQHGGEHDAGEQADQPIDRA, from the coding sequence ATGGCCATCATCCCGGCGCCTCGCCGAAGCGCGCGACCCGCTCTGCCGCTCACCGCCGTGCCCACCATCGCGGTGCCCGTCGCCCCAGCCCCGACGACGCGCGACGGCGCCATCGATCTCGTGCGGGCATCGTGCGTCGCCGCGGTGGTCGCGCTCCACGCGCTCATGGTCGGCGTCACCGTCGACGCGTCGGGCCCGGTGTTCGCGAACGCCGCGGAGGGCGCGTCGTGGTTCGCTCCGCTCACGTGGGTGCTGCAGGTGATGCCGCTCTTCTTCGTGGTCGGCGGTTTCGCCGGTGCGACCGCGTTCCGGCGGCGCCGTGCACGGGGAGGAACGCGCGCGGAGTTCGTCGCGGGCCGGGTGCAGCGATTGCTGGTGCCCGCGGTGGTGGTCGTCGGCGTCGTCGGGGCCGCACTCGCGGCGCTCGCGATGGCGGGTGTTCCTGCCGACCTGGTGGACGTCGCCGGGTGGCGCTTCGCGCAGCCGCTGTGGTTCCTCGGGGTCTTCCTGCTGTGTCAGGCGCTGCTTCCGGTGCTGCTCGTCGCGCATGAGCGCCGGCCGCTCACGACGATCGGGGCGCTCGCAGCGGCGGCTGTCGTGGTCGACCTCGCGCGCGCCGCGACGGGCGTCGAAGCGATCGGCATCCTCAACCTCGCATTCGTCTGGCTCGCGCTGCAGCAGATCGGCTTCTTCCTCGCCGACGGTCGCATCGATGCGCTCCGCCGGCGCACGCGGGTGCTGGTGCTCGGTGGTGCGGTGGCAGCGCTCGCCGCGTCTTTCGCCGGCGGGATCTACTCGCACGACCTGATCGCCAACCTCAACCCGCCGACCACCGCGCTCCTCATCGTGGGCGTCGCCCAGTCCGCCGCCTTCTCGCTGCTGCGCGATCGCCTGGACTCGCTCAGCCGCAGCAGGAGGATCGCCGGCTTCACCCGGTTCGTCACCGAGCGCACGATGACGATCTACCTCTGGCACATGCCGGTGCTGCTGGCGATGGCGGGCGCGTCGGCGCTGTTCGCGCTGTCGACGGGCATCGCCCTGCCCGAGCCCTCGAGCGCGGCATGGTGGGTCACGCGTCCGGTCTGGCTCGCGGCGGCCCTCATTCTGACGGCGGTGGTCGCGTGCGCGCTCGCCGGCGTGGAGAGGCGACGGATGCCCCGGCCCGCGGCATCCGTCGCACTCGTCCCGCGGGCGGTGGCGCTCGGAATCGGCGCCGTGGTGCTGCTGCTGGTGGTGGGGACGACCGCGGTCACCGCGGCGATCGCCGTGACGATGATGCTGGTGGCGCTGCGCTGGTCGTCAGAGCGGCGTGCTGCCGACCATCATCAGCACGGAGGCGAGCACGACGCCGGCGAACAGGCCGACCAGCCGATCGATCGAGCGTGA